A single region of the Arthrobacter sp. V1I7 genome encodes:
- a CDS encoding IS110 family transposase has protein sequence MTTETTKIIAGIDTHADTHHVAVINEHGKPLADREFLAVGSGYRKIVEFITSHGTITAVGVEGTGSYGAEISRILRSEGLTVLEVNRPNRAARRLEGKSDPLDAYQAAQSVLEGRTTSVPKAKDGPVECLRILRAGRTSALKARTAAINQIKGLLVSAPDKLRAKYRGLGTSAMITALQRIRPSGHMADPEYVCLLTLKALATRCHSLTAEIATADAALQEILDTYAPMLCDLPGVGTEVASQLLVTVGDNPDRLGNEAQFAALVGVAPIPASSGKTTRHRLSRGGDRNANHALYQVVLVRMASCQRTKDYVAKRTAEGKSKREIMRCLKRYAAREIYRQITNPQAAPANTDLRQKRTTLGLTITAAEG, from the coding sequence TTGACAACCGAAACAACCAAAATCATCGCCGGTATCGACACTCACGCCGACACACACCACGTGGCCGTCATCAACGAGCACGGCAAGCCCCTCGCGGACCGGGAATTCCTGGCCGTGGGATCCGGATACCGGAAGATCGTGGAGTTCATCACCAGCCACGGCACAATCACCGCCGTAGGGGTCGAAGGAACAGGATCCTATGGAGCCGAGATCTCCCGGATCCTGCGCAGTGAAGGCCTGACCGTGCTGGAGGTGAACCGGCCGAACCGGGCAGCGCGCCGGCTGGAGGGCAAGTCCGATCCGCTGGACGCCTACCAGGCCGCCCAATCAGTACTCGAAGGCCGGACCACATCGGTCCCGAAAGCCAAAGACGGTCCCGTTGAATGCCTGCGAATCCTGCGCGCCGGACGCACATCGGCCCTAAAGGCCCGCACCGCAGCCATCAACCAGATCAAGGGCCTCCTCGTTTCAGCCCCGGACAAACTCCGGGCAAAATACAGAGGGCTCGGAACCTCCGCGATGATCACGGCCCTGCAGCGCATCCGACCTTCAGGCCATATGGCTGACCCCGAGTACGTGTGCCTGCTGACACTGAAAGCCCTGGCCACCCGATGCCACTCACTCACAGCAGAAATCGCCACCGCGGACGCCGCGCTCCAGGAAATCCTCGACACCTATGCACCGATGCTCTGTGACCTTCCAGGTGTCGGAACGGAAGTAGCCAGCCAGCTCCTGGTCACCGTCGGAGACAACCCGGACCGCCTTGGAAACGAGGCCCAGTTCGCTGCCCTCGTCGGGGTCGCACCCATACCCGCATCGTCCGGCAAAACAACCCGTCACCGGCTCAGCAGAGGCGGCGACCGCAACGCCAACCACGCCCTGTATCAGGTCGTCCTGGTACGCATGGCATCGTGCCAACGGACCAAAGACTACGTGGCCAAACGCACCGCGGAGGGCAAGAGCAAACGGGAAATCATGCGCTGCCTCAAACGCTACGCGGCCCGGGAAATCTACCGCCAGATCACCAACCCCCAGGCAGCCCCAGCCAACACCGATCTGCGCCAAAAGCGCACCACACTCGGTCTGACGATCACGGCCGCAGAGGGTTAG